In Citrus sinensis cultivar Valencia sweet orange chromosome 3, DVS_A1.0, whole genome shotgun sequence, the sequence TCAAGCTAATCATTTCGGCAAAACAGAGCATTTGTACATCAATTTGATTTCCATTGAAACATCAGTGGCGTGCTCAACTGTATTTGTAGGATGTTTtcacaattttgatttttttttaaaaaatttttgtgATCCATCGTTATGCTAAATAGTGAAGTTGGTATTGGTATCGtgacattttttcttttttcacatttcagatgattttgatattgttgAGGCAGATGCCTTACGCTTTAGATTATGGCTTGCTACTAGCAAGTTGCTAGTGAGATTTGTTTATCTTTGCTGATTGTTGAGTCGGATTCGTTGCGGATTGTACAGTTTGTACTAGGACTAACGTAGTTGTTTTGAATTACTTCAGTTCTGTAGTGTATGTTGTTATCAAAACATGATTTCAGGATTAGAGATGGGTCAAGAACTTGTAATCACACAGCGGATGTATTGGTTAAATTTGCTCTCCGTTGCTGTGAAAGTAAAAGAAGAGATTCCTTTAttcgtttatttattttaaatttgaatagaagaagaaaaatatatttaagacTACTTTTTGTTTTGCAATGTCTGCTTTCTCTAAGATTATCTGTTATTTTTCAGTGGATCTCAAGGAATAAAAAAGCAGCCTTAGCTGAGATAACTGATGTCAAGAACGGTTCTATAAGCTGTATGTCATGAACATAGATTGCTTCTCGCTCCAACATGGATTCCCTGTAATTACGATGAGGAAGCTGTGGACGAAGTTATTAAGTACGTGTTAGACATAGTAATACCAGTTCAGATGGAAAAAGCCTTCTATGCATTGAAGGGTACAGCTTGTTATGTGAATGACGCTGATATGCAAGGGTTTGTGCATGCATGCTTTCATTGCAGGTGGTGAGTAGATCAAGAAGGCATGTGGAGAAGAAAAGGAGTAAACTGCAGATAAAAATGTGAGCTTAAGTGTTCTTCAGCAATACTTTTCTGGGAGTTTTAAGGACACTGTAAAAAGCATTGCGGGTGAGATTTCATGTTTAATGAAAGTTTATGCAGGTTCATATGTTTATCgggatttgattttttatgataaatttattaaaatatttataattatcttGAAAAAACAGTCATTGTAGTGTAGAACAGAATCATTGCCATTGTTCATTTGTTTTGCCACTGTAAATAACAGTAGCTAACCTTTTGAAAATGCAAACAGTTCTTGACTCTGTTTGAGGAAGCAAGATGGAATAAAATTTGGCTCCGCAGCATTTGGTTTTGTGGCAGCTGGTTCAATAATTCAAGAATTTAATGCTCGAAAAAGTTCACTCCTGAAACCGCTGCCATGGGTTCTTATTACGAAatggaggaaaaaaattgcatCTGAATAACAAGGAATTAGAGAGTTCTGAATGTCACTTTGTGTCTCAGAGCTGAAATTCCTTGGCCATATGGATACAAGAATGGACGGTGATGATGGAATTATCGAACATAACCATCCTACTACTTCGGGCATGACAGACGGATCAACGGCTCTGATGACATTGGTCTAAAATAAACGTAAAAGCTACTTATAAAGAAGATATTATCACTTCAAGTTTGATCCTTCCACAGGGTGTTTCGAACTGTACGAGGAAGTTGCAAGGAGGCTCAAACTGCAAAACGGAACATTTCGGCTCAAGTATTTAGTCATCGAAGAGGAATGGTGATGCTTGACAGTTACTCGGATTTGCAGGAATGCCTCGAGATATTGAATTCCGTGGGCATAAGACGTATGAAGTTCTTTGTTCAGGATTTCTATTCCGCTCTGGGCAGCTCCGGTAGTCGTAATTGCTTCTCGGCAGGCGTTTTGTAGCTAATGGGATGAGCTCCAGCTTTCATACAAGGTGACATTATCCCCATGGAGGTCGCAAGTGGCCATGGTCCTTCGAAAACTTACAGATATGTTTCCAAGTTTGGTTACAATCATGAACTGATATCTGGTTGAAAAATGATGAACGGTGGGAGGCATCCGTTACCCGGAAGAGTCAATTAAGGGGGAACATGATGTTTAAATTACAGTTCAAATATATGGTAATGTATAGGTCTGTATACGTAGAAATAGTAATAGGTGTAGAATAGATTCAGGTGCTaaagtctctctctctctgtatatatatataacaaaaaataaatagataaaaaagGAAGACATaatgatttataatttcaaaatctcgtataaaaaaagaaaataagaacaaaaacGGATATTCCGAATGAAGTATAGAGATTTTGTTTCTTCCTTAGTCTAAATGTTCTTTTCTTCATGGTGAATGGAGATTGCTAgtaattatattcatttttttctattttaccgCAAAATCGTTTTACCAAAACATATGTGTCACCACTATATATTTAGTAAGAATTCATCGGTTTGTTCcgacacaaaatttaaaacatgtttttatttttaaaaaaaaacttcaaagcACATTTTGACTAATGCATGTTTCATCCATATAGATGTCATATTTACTACTTACATCcttattagatttttaattatgtgtttaattaaaaatataatataatttcagaaatttcaaaaacaatataaGACACTATAACTATAAAATTCATTGATTTATTTCTGCACAAAAAAATTGGTTTCTAAACTAACAGCaaactaattcaattttggAACTAGAGGAAAGTACTAAACTTTTCATAATCAATGAGGGGCCTAAAGCAATCTTATTTTGAACACTCAAATAAGACACTTTCACAAATTTATAGGAAGTAAAATCTGATTTGAAATtgttcttaaaaattttttcaaagccgGTTAGGCCAGTGCCCCCGAGTGAGGGACTTAGATAGGTGTGGGAAAATgaataaacgaatcaaatTCTGATCGAATTTGTTGGAATCAATCGCTTGGATCATCGTATGCTTGACATGGCTACGCAAGACTATAGCCTTACTTGGAATGGTCGAGCGTAGCCACGGGCTTGCTTGGAACGGTCGCATGCAACCATGGGCTTGCTTGGCAATGGCGGTGCACAGCCATTGGTTTTGCTTAGCATGGCGCGCGTGGCTATGGGCTTGCTTGGAATGGCCTCATGTGGCCATGGGTGGGTTTGCTTGGCATGGCCGCGGGCTTGCTTGGAATGGCCACACACGGCCATGGATTTTGTTGGACATTGCTGCGTGCGGCTATGGGTTTTGTTGggctaattttgatttaaaagtgATTGTGGAGTTGTTAACTGTGAgacaaaggaaagaaaaaaaatgacaaagaagAAGACGAACAGGGAATGGAACGAAGAagacaaagaaagaagaagagacagagaaaaaaaaatttccttttttttttatagattttgagatttttatttaaaaatttataatttttatttaaatatgagaatctTCATGGATTGTGGGtgagattttctttgtaaCTGTGTGTAGAAAGAGATTTTCAGGTGGTTTTTGGTTGGGTTAATATGAAACATTCTTGCTTTAtgagatattattattgagaatttgatttattttaaaaaaaatagattgaaGGGTATTTTTGTCAATGATGCACATAAAGtttgaattagttttattttagaaataggAGGGTATAAAAGATATATCTATCCAACATAAGTATAATAGTAAGATaatctattttataattaacaaggatattattgtattttagtGAGTTAACGTCAATCAATGgttaaatttaacatattttaGGGGACAAGTTGaagttttcatattttttgaGGGTAAATTGAAGTATGTCAATCTAATAAGGAGGTAGGATGAAATTTACCCTCTTACAAGATGCAaacttattatcatttataatttctatattaatcttaaaaaattttatacatatttaagtataaataagaaatttaattaaacgaatAATAAACCAATGGGTCATATTCAATTTGTGTATGacccatttattaaacaaattctaaataaataaatgaatcaatgtTTTGAAACCTAAATTCAATTCGTTTAATTAGAGAATCGAATCAAATTCACCTATTTAttgaatgaattaattttttcaaaccaaaatctatttaattcACATTGAATCGaattgaataaacaaattctGACCTAAACTACCACCCCTAGATTTAGACGTCCTTTCTccttgaataattaaattctaagCAAGGGGTGTAGATGACTTCAAATCATGCACACCTTCTGCTTTTGTGGTGTTCTGCCGCTTGCTTGATTTTCACTTCTCTGGGCTTTTGTGATAATAGCAAATGTGTCTTTTATGTGTAATGCACCCCCTTTTTATAGTCAATGCCTCACAAAACAATCCTAGTAGAGGTGTGCTAGGATGTGCCTTCTAAAGAAtccatattttcataaatatttaggtgtcgttttttttttaacttaatgacttaaagtaacttaacttaattaattaagttaattaaaagtgtttgtttttataacttaatgagactttttagataattttgacttaataaaataagccaatttttttggctttttacttaatggagaaatttgaattaagtcaattacttactaatgtcaaaaatatccatgttttataatttatttttcatgtctatcccaaaactcacccatagacatttaccccacataaaaatatccatgttttttcttttttatattatatacaataaaatttgaaatttatggtattttatatattaaaattccaaaataattgtgtattcacttgaatattgttttacttataaatgttaaaatattgtggtatttaatatattatttatttgacattcaaatttaataaggatacaaatgtaaaagtacatattttcagctttttcagttgaaaaaaataaacaacttaatacttattttccaagattcagataaaaaaacaaacatattattcagattcagacattctGATCTATTAAGAACTCAGACTAATTCaagtctattcagatttcagataaaaaaacaaacgccaccttaatatatcttattttataactctttgatataaaattaatgccTCTAAAAATATATCCATATTAAATGCTCAACAATAGACAAATTCCTGATTATaaggaattaaataataacaatttgaTCCATGTATATATAGGCTTCATTCCAGGCAGCCTTTGCATGAAATTCCTCTCATGCACGCCACTTTGCTTCTGTTGcctcaaaaaattatattcccAAGTGATCCACATGATCTAAACTATTATAGTCAACTGGAAAATTCCTAAGAAATAAGGAATCACAATTTGAGCACGTATATATAGGCTTTATTCGAGGCAGCCCCAATCTAGAAACACACTTACCATTGCCAATAAGAACATCTTCCATACGTCCACGGATTGGTTGGATTCACTAAAATTAATGTCTAATAAATTGGGTACCTTAATAAGATGTGATCACTAAAGTCTTTAAGTAAATATGGTTTATGCCAACGGGATTACTAGCTACGAAAGAATAAAGATAATGACgagattttttaattctgaTATGCCCTCGTGCTCGGAATATAACCGATCAAATCTTATGAAACCTTGGATCATAagaataattacaataaattaagtaaattaaaccaaaatcaGGTATTGTGAATAACTTGTGAGAGAATGTATGTCAGGCAATGAGTGGGAGAACTTCGCCCAAATAAAACCTCAAAGGAATAAAAGGAAtaacatttttgtttcattgttGCGAAATATCAAACTGCCCAAATAAAACCTCAAGGAATAAAAggaataacatttttatttcattgttgCGAAGCATTAaacttttgattattattattatgcttttttttttaaagtcttaCAAGTTGACTTccatattactattttttataaagtCTTACAAGTTGACTTCCATACTTTTGTACTCATCACAAAATATTAAGCAAAGCTACATTTGCCTCCTATAAATTCGTCAAACTTACAATAAATAACACCCAAATCATTCAAATTGAATCTCTTTCCCTCGttaaagcaattaatttaatgGCTTTAAAGCTCTTCTTTCTCAAAACATCACCTATACTCATTGCTCTTCTATTCTTTGCCTATCCATCTTGTTCGGCAGCAGATGTTGATCCAACAACTCCTGTCCCGCCAGAAACCATTTGCATGTACACTCCAAACCCTTCCGATTGCAAATCAGTGCTTCCTGCTGCTTCCCCTAACCAAACCGCAGATACCTACACCTATTGTCGCTTATCCATCCGCAAAGCTTTAACTCAAACTCAAAAATTCCTCAACTCAGTTGACAATTATCTTAAATCCGGATCCACATTATCAATCGGTGCAATCCGAGCTCTAGAAGATTGCCGTTTACTAGCTGATCTTAACATGGACTATCTTTCAACCTCTTATCAAACTGCCAATGCCACTAGCCAAATTCTGCCTGCCATCCAAGCGGATGACGTGCAAGCTCTTCTTAGTGCCATCTTAACAAACCAACAGACCTGTTTCGATGGCCTTCAGGCCTCTGCTAATTCCTCCGAGAGCATAAACAATGGCCTCTCTGTCCCTCTACTTGAGGACATAAAACTTAGCAGTGTCTTGCTTGCTCTTTTCAAAAAGGGTTGGATTGGTGATCAAAAGAAGATAATAACTTCATGGCAGCCTTCTAGCACGCAACGTCTGGTGGGTCAAAACGGACGTTTACCACTGGTAATGTCTGACCGAATACGATCAATTTACGAATCTGCAGTAAGAGGGAGAAAACTCACAAGTACTGGTGATGGTGATCAAGGCGTCTTGGTGACCGACATTATTACGGTTGCTCAGGATGGCTCTGGAAATTTCTCCACCATCACTGATGCTATTAATTTTGCTCCAAACAATACTAATGTTAGCAATGGGTATTTTTTGATTTATATCACCGCGGGTGTGTATCAAGAATACGTATCCATTCCTAAGAACAAGATCAATTTGCTGATGATAGGAGACGGCATCAATCAGACAATAATCACAGGCAACAGAAGCGTCGCTGATGGGTGGACTACTTTCAATTCTGCAACCTTCAGTAATCTACCTACCTAcctatatatacatatatatatagagccGGCTTTCAATCCGGGACAAGTTTACAACGTTATAAACTGGAACACTTTTCACCCTATTATAACGTTGTAAACTCGTCCTAGATTTTAGTACAATTCaagttttttgaaattaaaaaatgtttacatatatatatatatataatttgaacctaattattctaatgagaacttataaatatattgattAATCATTGTAGGTGTGGTGGCACCAAACTTTGTAGCATCGAGCATAACTTTCAGGAATACAGCTGGACCAAGCAAGGGCCAGGCTGCGGCACTTCGTAGTGGGGCAGATTTTTCTACGTTTTATAGCTGCAGCTTTGAGGGATACCAAGATACTCTATATACACATTCTCTAAGGCAATTCTACAGAGAATGCGACATATATGGCACAGTTGATTTCATATTCGGAAACGCTGCCGTTGTACTCCAAAACTGCAATATATATCCCCGGCTGCCACTGAATGGACAGTTCATCGCCATTACCGCCCAAAGTCGGACCGATCCTAACCAGAATACGGGCACGTCCATCCATAACTGTACGATCACAGCATCCGCTGATCTTGCTTCGAGCAATCAAACGGTGCAGACATATCTGGGGAGGCCTTGGAAGGAGTACTCTAGAACTGTTTACATGCAATCTTTCATGGACAGTCTGATCAACCCAGCTGGTTGGCACGAGTGGAGCGGCGATTTTGCACTAGCTACGTTGTATTATGCCGAGTACAATAACACGGGGCCAGGATCAGACACTACCAATAGGGTGACGTGGCCTGGTTACCACGTCATCAATGCCACAGATGCAGCCAATTTCACCGTTTCTAATTTCTTGTTGGGGGACAATTGGCTACCGCAAACTGCAGTGCCTTATACCGGTGGCTTAATTTAGTAATTAACCTACTCATTCCGTGTGAAGCagttttacatatatatatatatattttttacactATGATTTATTCTGAAGTTGATCGTGAAATTATATCGTCTTTGGCATGCTTTTTGAAAGGATGGCTGTAATAATAAAGCTAAccctgaaaaataaattatggcTCAACTTATCGCGTCCCTATGTAGAGAATACTTGTTCCTAATCCCTTTGATTCTAAAActtttgtaagaaaatttcATTGATTGAGATCTAGCCCCATGACAAGGAAAATCTGTAATGTCCAGCGGCCACAAAACTGTAAAAGAGTGCCCATGAGTGACAAAGATTTTAATAACCAAAGTGATTGCGCAAATATTTCTTGAAGCATCAAAATTTTCGCGGATTTCCTTCTTCCTTAGTTTAGATATTCCTTGTCTTTATGGTGACTGGACATCGTTAgtaattatgttattttcttctaaCGCAAAAATCGTTTTACCAAAAGCAAAATAACCATATATGTGGTACGATCttctaaaaattcttttttagataattttattcttaaattatctttatctCGAGTTGTTATCatagtttatttttactaaGTAAAATGTAGCTGTTGtgtttacataattaaaaggAACAGAATCTATTGTGTTCCTAATCTTTAGGTTGTTGATTATAGAGATTTGGGTTTTCttgaattaattcatttaacacttatttttttattttgtttgatttccCAGACAATTAGCTTATGTAACAatatatcattaattaaatttcaagaacTCATCAGTTTATtctcacaaaaaaatttaacgcatattttttatttaaaaaggggaaaaaaccATAAAAGCATATTTTGACAGCAAAGAAAATGGCTCATGTACTGAAAGTTGTGCCCAGTGTAGCACACATGCTATGCACTAGAATGtagtttttatttacttaatttttttaaaattagaaagcatttatttagttaaaatctaaaagaatttgaattaatctGAATTCTTAATAGACCTGAGTGTGAATTTGAattacatgttttttttttgtctgaatctCTGAAAATAATTACCAAGTTATTCGTTTTTTCAACTTATGATatctaaaatcaattaaatttatatttgttatataattttaatgctaaacaaataacaaacatcttaaagaacataaataatatagcattttattataacatacattatgtttaaataaatacaaccCTTTAGTACCCTAAATTGGAATATGTTGATCAAATTTATTGTAGTTTATGGTGTTTTAGGTGAAAagtattcataaaaatttataaatacaaattatgttaattagaagaaaataaaatataaaaactaaaataatctACTAGCtactatattatcacaagttatagagatgaataataatactaattagtAAGTTTAATTtaggtaaaatgataataaattaatttgaattggatATTTTGGAGAATATGTTGTAATGATATCACtcatactttttaaattaagtaaaaaactaaaaaataaagccTATCAACTTAAtgactgaaaattttcattaagtttaaaaaacaaatagatttaataatttaactgattgaaattaagtcattaagttaggaaaaagaaaaggtccCTTACTCTTATTTGTTTCTATTCAATgttacaaacttattttatttcttacattAGTATATTGATGTAACAAtcgaaagaaataaaaattactcttaattttttttaattaatcccaGTATTCAACGGTGAAGCCAAATCAATTGATACTAATGTCACATAAGACaaatatgtaatatttaaCAGAAGTGTAAGAAATGCGTACTGTTGAATTTAAACAAACGTATAcaataattattcaaaaaaattgttttgaaattaaaaaaaaaaaggacttgTGATGGAATACAACCTCTTTGTTTGTCTCATTGATTACTCCTGGGCTTTTATCTCTTAcgctattttattttaaagttagcTTGACTTTCCAAAGACTTCTATAGTTGTCTTCGATTCGCTTTGTACAAGTGTCAATCCGTTTTTGAATGGAAGATTCAAGTTCGAATGCAACCTCTTTCTCACTTTCCCtcaattgtttttcttttgaatcaattttCTCACCACAATCTTTAATCAAATTGCCCAATGCTTTCAAGTTCCAACC encodes:
- the LOC102614257 gene encoding probable pectinesterase/pectinesterase inhibitor 20 — translated: MALKLFFLKTSPILIALLFFAYPSCSAADVDPTTPVPPETICMYTPNPSDCKSVLPAASPNQTADTYTYCRLSIRKALTQTQKFLNSVDNYLKSGSTLSIGAIRALEDCRLLADLNMDYLSTSYQTANATSQILPAIQADDVQALLSAILTNQQTCFDGLQASANSSESINNGLSVPLLEDIKLSSVLLALFKKGWIGDQKKIITSWQPSSTQRLVGQNGRLPLVMSDRIRSIYESAVRGRKLTSTGDGDQGVLVTDIITVAQDGSGNFSTITDAINFAPNNTNVSNGYFLIYITAGVYQEYVSIPKNKINLLMIGDGINQTIITGNRSVADGWTTFNSATFSVVAPNFVASSITFRNTAGPSKGQAAALRSGADFSTFYSCSFEGYQDTLYTHSLRQFYRECDIYGTVDFIFGNAAVVLQNCNIYPRLPLNGQFIAITAQSRTDPNQNTGTSIHNCTITASADLASSNQTVQTYLGRPWKEYSRTVYMQSFMDSLINPAGWHEWSGDFALATLYYAEYNNTGPGSDTTNRVTWPGYHVINATDAANFTVSNFLLGDNWLPQTAVPYTGGLI